From Domibacillus sp. DTU_2020_1001157_1_SI_ALB_TIR_016, a single genomic window includes:
- a CDS encoding TetR/AcrR family transcriptional regulator: MNGKKRKILLTAMRLFSTTSFHQTSMQQIADVCGLSKGSLYTYFKSKEELLSDIFEYYYQVLHDQIAAAKNESDSHEEHFIREMAIRARHYYAFQEFFMMQLKEIRGLEDSSLHDFVRQESIQLRKRTEGQIAAIYGEEIIPYAPDLNTSIKGMMISYLGEIIEQDVQHDFDRLARHLFQQLNASALWMLQNKQEPFFKASGSDKEDGLYSESVHPLYFIKKLKALAEGEQDASFALDSIALLEKELLEVNPRAAVLTGMLFNLKSLPHMKAMAEELEQAVSRMPKTIY, from the coding sequence ATGAATGGAAAAAAAAGAAAAATCCTGCTGACGGCGATGAGGCTCTTTTCAACAACGAGCTTTCATCAAACGTCCATGCAGCAGATTGCGGATGTATGCGGGCTGTCAAAGGGAAGTTTATACACGTACTTTAAATCAAAAGAAGAGCTGTTATCCGATATATTCGAGTATTACTATCAGGTGCTGCACGATCAAATTGCAGCGGCGAAAAACGAGTCAGACAGCCATGAAGAACATTTTATCCGGGAGATGGCCATTCGAGCGCGGCATTATTATGCCTTTCAGGAATTTTTTATGATGCAGCTAAAAGAAATACGCGGCCTTGAAGATTCATCTTTACACGATTTTGTCCGCCAGGAAAGTATTCAGCTGAGAAAGCGGACAGAGGGACAGATAGCTGCTATCTACGGAGAAGAAATCATTCCATATGCACCAGATTTGAACACTTCCATAAAGGGAATGATGATATCGTACTTAGGAGAAATTATTGAACAAGACGTCCAGCACGATTTTGACCGCCTTGCCCGGCATTTATTTCAGCAGTTGAACGCCTCAGCCTTGTGGATGCTTCAGAACAAACAGGAGCCGTTTTTTAAAGCCTCCGGGTCTGATAAGGAAGACGGTTTGTATTCAGAAAGTGTTCATCCCCTTTATTTTATAAAAAAACTGAAAGCCCTGGCTGAAGGGGAACAGGATGCTTCTTTTGCACTCGACTCGATCGCGCTTTTAGAAAAAGAATTACTTGAAGTAAACCCGCGTGCCGCCGTTCTAACAGGGATGCTTTTTAATTTAAAAAGCCTGCCGCATATGAAAGCGATGGCTGAAGAGCTTGAACAGGCAGTCAGCAGAATGCCTAAAACGATTTATTAA
- the parC gene encoding DNA topoisomerase IV subunit A, protein MESEHIQDLPLEDVIGDRFGRYSKYIIQERALPDARDGLKPVQRRILFSMHTEGNTHQKPFRKAAKTVGNVIGNYHPHGDTSVYDAMVRLSQSWKMRTPLIEMHGNNGSVDGDPPAAMRYTETRLSAIAGELLTDIEKRTVDFIPNFDETTSEPVVLPARFPNLLVNGSTGISAGYATEIPPHRLDEVIDAVIMRMEKPDCTVEELMTVLPGPDFPTGGIIQGVDGIEKAYKTGKGKMIVRAKTEIEDMRGGRQRIVITEIPYEVNKASLVKKMDDLRIDRKLDSIAEVRDETDRTGLRVVIDLKKEADAELILNYLFKATDLQISYNFNMVAIANKRPVLMGLHRLLDAYIEHRKEVVTNRSAYDLERAKARHHIVAGLIKALSILDEVIACIRSSKDKQDAKHRLMDQFEFTEPQAEAIVTLQLYRLTNTDITALQKESVELEKTIKQLEAILGSAKKLESVIKRELKDMKKIYATERRTVIEAEIQEIKIDQKAMIPSEDVIVSVTREGYIKRTGTRSYSASGGLPAMKESDGLLFKREMNTTDVLLVFTNKGSYLYLPVHELPDIRWKDAGQHASGMVSGFKDESIVAAFPVRDFAAERYVLLATKDGMIKRTELSQLSVQRYSRALTAMNVKGDDEVCAAALTDGSGDILMITHYGYGLRFPEEEVPVVGPRAAGVKGISLKDEDYTVAVIVSDSGDETSFIAVTNRGSAKRGGLDQFEQTTRAKRGVVLLRELKTNPHRIVGAAKLDEDRDYYVRTKKGPDVKVAVHGLKKVDRYSNGSFVVDEKEQGAVEQLLVTEKEEA, encoded by the coding sequence TTGGAAAGTGAACACATTCAAGATTTGCCGCTTGAGGACGTCATTGGCGACCGATTCGGGCGGTATAGTAAATACATTATTCAAGAACGGGCGCTTCCGGATGCACGGGATGGACTCAAACCGGTACAGCGCCGTATTTTGTTTTCTATGCATACAGAGGGGAATACACACCAAAAGCCGTTCCGGAAAGCCGCCAAAACGGTCGGGAACGTAATCGGTAATTATCACCCTCATGGTGATACATCGGTGTATGATGCAATGGTCCGCTTGAGCCAAAGCTGGAAAATGCGGACACCGCTCATTGAAATGCATGGCAACAACGGATCAGTCGATGGAGATCCGCCTGCGGCGATGCGATATACGGAAACAAGACTGTCAGCGATTGCCGGTGAATTGCTGACAGACATTGAGAAAAGAACCGTTGATTTTATTCCAAACTTCGATGAAACAACCAGTGAGCCGGTTGTGCTGCCGGCAAGATTTCCAAATCTGCTTGTGAATGGATCAACAGGGATCTCAGCAGGATATGCCACGGAAATTCCTCCTCACCGCCTTGATGAAGTGATTGACGCTGTGATTATGCGAATGGAAAAACCGGATTGCACAGTGGAGGAGTTAATGACTGTTCTTCCGGGTCCGGATTTTCCAACCGGCGGTATCATTCAAGGGGTAGACGGCATTGAAAAAGCGTATAAAACCGGAAAAGGAAAAATGATTGTCCGCGCCAAAACGGAAATTGAAGATATGCGTGGAGGACGTCAGCGGATTGTCATTACAGAAATACCATATGAAGTAAACAAAGCATCACTTGTAAAGAAAATGGATGATTTACGTATCGATCGAAAGCTCGACAGTATCGCCGAGGTTCGGGATGAGACTGACCGGACCGGACTGCGGGTCGTGATTGATTTGAAAAAAGAAGCCGATGCAGAGCTGATTCTAAATTATTTATTTAAAGCGACGGACCTGCAGATTTCGTATAACTTTAACATGGTTGCAATCGCGAATAAGCGTCCTGTTTTGATGGGGCTGCACCGCCTGCTGGATGCTTATATTGAACATAGAAAAGAAGTGGTAACCAACCGGTCAGCTTATGATTTAGAGAGAGCAAAAGCCCGCCACCATATCGTAGCGGGGCTGATCAAAGCACTGTCTATTTTGGACGAAGTAATTGCCTGCATTCGTTCTTCAAAAGATAAACAGGATGCTAAACACCGCTTGATGGATCAATTTGAATTTACGGAGCCGCAGGCTGAAGCAATTGTGACATTACAGCTTTACCGCTTAACCAACACAGACATTACGGCGCTTCAAAAAGAGTCGGTTGAGCTTGAAAAAACGATCAAGCAGCTGGAAGCCATTTTAGGAAGTGCGAAAAAGCTTGAATCGGTTATTAAGCGTGAATTGAAAGACATGAAGAAAATCTATGCGACCGAGCGCCGCACGGTGATCGAAGCAGAGATCCAGGAAATTAAAATCGATCAAAAAGCGATGATCCCAAGTGAGGATGTAATCGTTTCTGTTACGCGGGAAGGATACATTAAACGGACCGGTACGCGCTCATATTCCGCTTCTGGCGGGCTTCCGGCCATGAAAGAATCGGACGGGCTGTTATTTAAGCGCGAAATGAATACAACAGATGTGCTGCTCGTTTTCACAAATAAAGGCAGCTACTTGTATTTACCGGTACACGAGCTGCCGGATATTCGCTGGAAAGACGCCGGCCAGCATGCATCGGGTATGGTCAGCGGCTTTAAGGATGAATCGATTGTGGCGGCTTTTCCTGTACGCGATTTTGCTGCCGAGCGATATGTGCTGCTGGCCACAAAAGATGGCATGATTAAGCGTACAGAGCTTTCGCAGCTGAGCGTACAGCGCTATTCACGGGCGTTGACGGCTATGAATGTCAAGGGTGACGATGAAGTGTGTGCAGCGGCACTTACAGACGGCAGCGGTGACATTTTAATGATTACGCATTACGGCTATGGCCTGCGGTTTCCAGAAGAAGAAGTACCTGTGGTTGGACCGCGTGCAGCCGGCGTAAAAGGAATCAGCTTAAAAGACGAAGATTATACCGTTGCGGTTATTGTATCGGACAGCGGAGACGAAACTTCGTTTATCGCCGTTACAAACCGCGGATCGGCAAAACGGGGCGGGCTCGATCAATTCGAGCAGACAACGCGTGCCAAGCGCGGCGTCGTGCTGCTTCGTGAGTTGAAAACAAATCCACACCGTATTGTCGGTGCAGCAAAGCTTGATGAAGACCGGGACTATTATGTACGGACGAAAAAAGGACCGGATGTAAAAGTGGCTGTCCATGGCTTGAAAAAAGTGGACCGTTATTCAAATGGTTCCTTTGTTGTAGACGAAAAGGAACAAGGCGCTGTAGAACAGCTTCTTGTAACGGAAAAAGAAGAAGCCTAA
- the mscL gene encoding large conductance mechanosensitive channel protein MscL — MLKEFKSFAMRGNVMDLAVGVILGAAFGKIVSSLVADVIMPLVGLLVGGIDFSGLSFTFGKAEVKYGIFIQTVVDFVIISFSIFLFVKLFNKLYTKEKKEEEALPSLTKEEELLTEIRDLLKSGRQ; from the coding sequence ATGCTGAAGGAATTTAAATCATTTGCGATGCGGGGCAACGTGATGGATTTAGCCGTCGGGGTGATCCTCGGAGCCGCTTTTGGTAAAATTGTTTCTTCGCTTGTGGCTGATGTGATCATGCCGCTTGTTGGACTTTTAGTTGGCGGAATCGACTTTTCAGGCTTGTCTTTTACATTTGGCAAGGCTGAGGTGAAATACGGTATTTTCATTCAAACTGTTGTGGATTTTGTTATTATTTCATTTTCCATTTTTTTGTTTGTTAAATTATTTAATAAGCTTTACACAAAAGAAAAAAAAGAAGAAGAAGCACTGCCTTCTTTAACAAAAGAAGAAGAGCTTTTAACGGAAATACGTGACTTGCTGAAGTCAGGCAGGCAGTGA
- the parE gene encoding DNA topoisomerase IV subunit B: MADATKQSTYNEDSIQVLEGLEAVRKRPGMYIGSTDSRGLHHLVYEIVDNSVDEALGGHGTEINVTIHKDNSISVRDYGRGMPTGMHRTGKPTTEVILTVLHAGGKFGQGGYKTSGGLHGVGASVVNALSESLTVTIWRDGFQFEQRFEKGGRPVTTLEKKGKTKSTGTQIHFKPDETIFSTTVFQFDTLSERLRESAFLLKGLKITLEDKRKDREQKEEYFFENGIEEFVKYLNEEKDALHPVVSFEGTQNEIEAEFAFQFNDGFSENVLSFVNNVRTKDGGTHEAGARAAMTRTFNEYARKNGLLKEKDKNLEGTDIREGLTAIVSVRVPEHLLQFEGQTKGKLGTGEARSAVDQVVSEKMLYFLEENQDVSALLIKKAIKAAQAREAARKAREDARNGKKRKKGESVLSGKLTPAQSRNPERNELYLVEGDSAGGSAKQGRDRKFQAVLPLRGKVINTEKAKLADIFKNEEINTIIHAIGAGVGPDFAVDDANYDKVVIMTDADTDGAHIQVLLLTFFYRYMKPLIDSGKVYIAMPPLFKVSKGTGKKEVTEYVWTERELDALLKKMGKGTTIQRYKGLGEMNADQLWETTMNPETRTLIRVTIDDAARAERRVTVLMGDKVEPRRKWIESNVAFGLEEEAALLENEQLAGNREE, from the coding sequence ATGGCGGATGCAACAAAACAATCAACTTACAATGAAGACTCCATCCAGGTTCTTGAGGGACTTGAAGCGGTTCGAAAGCGCCCTGGAATGTATATAGGGTCGACAGACAGCCGTGGGCTTCACCATTTGGTGTATGAAATCGTTGACAACTCGGTTGATGAAGCGCTTGGCGGACATGGAACCGAGATTAACGTTACGATCCATAAAGACAATTCAATCAGTGTGCGTGACTACGGGCGTGGAATGCCAACAGGCATGCACCGCACGGGCAAGCCGACAACGGAAGTGATTTTAACCGTGCTTCACGCAGGCGGAAAATTTGGACAAGGCGGCTATAAAACAAGCGGCGGCCTGCATGGGGTAGGGGCTTCGGTTGTCAACGCCCTGTCTGAGTCGCTCACGGTTACAATTTGGCGGGATGGCTTTCAATTCGAGCAGCGTTTTGAAAAAGGCGGCCGTCCAGTCACAACACTTGAGAAAAAAGGGAAAACAAAATCAACCGGTACACAAATTCATTTCAAGCCGGATGAAACGATTTTTTCAACGACCGTTTTTCAATTTGACACGCTGAGCGAACGGTTAAGAGAGTCAGCATTTTTGTTGAAAGGCTTGAAAATTACGTTAGAAGACAAGCGAAAAGACCGTGAACAAAAAGAAGAATACTTTTTTGAGAACGGCATTGAAGAGTTTGTCAAATACTTAAATGAAGAAAAAGACGCGCTTCATCCAGTTGTGTCGTTTGAAGGAACACAGAACGAGATCGAAGCAGAATTCGCTTTTCAGTTTAACGATGGTTTTTCTGAGAATGTGCTGTCGTTTGTCAACAACGTGCGCACGAAAGACGGCGGTACGCATGAAGCGGGTGCGCGGGCAGCTATGACGCGTACATTTAATGAATATGCGCGTAAGAACGGGCTGCTGAAGGAAAAAGATAAAAACCTTGAAGGAACGGATATTCGAGAAGGGCTGACGGCCATCGTATCAGTGCGTGTCCCTGAGCATCTTCTCCAGTTTGAAGGGCAGACAAAAGGAAAGCTTGGAACCGGAGAAGCCCGCTCAGCAGTCGATCAAGTCGTATCTGAGAAAATGCTGTATTTTCTTGAAGAAAACCAGGATGTAAGTGCACTTCTGATCAAAAAAGCGATCAAAGCGGCTCAAGCGAGAGAAGCTGCCCGTAAAGCCCGGGAAGATGCCCGGAACGGCAAAAAGCGCAAAAAAGGGGAATCGGTGCTGTCCGGAAAGCTGACGCCGGCCCAGTCGCGCAATCCAGAGCGTAATGAGCTGTACCTGGTTGAAGGAGACTCGGCCGGCGGCTCTGCAAAGCAAGGACGCGACCGCAAGTTTCAAGCAGTGCTGCCGCTTCGCGGAAAAGTCATTAACACAGAAAAAGCAAAGCTCGCAGATATTTTTAAAAACGAGGAAATCAATACTATTATCCATGCAATCGGCGCCGGTGTTGGCCCGGACTTTGCCGTAGATGATGCCAATTATGATAAAGTTGTGATAATGACAGACGCCGATACAGACGGCGCTCATATCCAAGTGCTGCTGCTTACGTTTTTCTACCGGTATATGAAGCCGCTCATTGACAGCGGTAAGGTGTATATTGCTATGCCCCCGCTTTTTAAAGTATCAAAAGGAACCGGAAAAAAAGAAGTAACAGAATATGTGTGGACTGAGCGTGAACTTGATGCGCTGCTCAAAAAAATGGGCAAAGGAACCACCATTCAGCGTTACAAGGGTCTTGGTGAGATGAATGCCGACCAGCTATGGGAAACAACGATGAACCCTGAAACAAGAACGCTGATCCGGGTAACCATTGATGATGCCGCACGGGCGGAGCGTCGTGTAACCGTCCTGATGGGGGATAAAGTAGAGCCGCGCAGAAAATGGATCGAATCCAACGTGGCGTTCGGATTGGAAGAGGAAGCCGCGCTTTTAGAAAATGAGCAGCTGGCTGGCAACAGGGAGGAATAA